Proteins found in one Campylobacter canadensis genomic segment:
- a CDS encoding LptF/LptG family permease, giving the protein MNKLYFRYLASLYLKDFLILLFAMVLMFAFIDILVNHSKLNFNSNLFLLYFLFTCFSAIAYVLPICQILAFIWMKISLIKNNELIALYSLGLSKNQILFAAFLLSFFISLISICANFTSFAYAESYKNNILKNSYVESKRDDIFFKYKEDFFYIQRYENNQIFNVKIFSMKDEKIKKIIKAQSAEFKNKEWNFKNVNVIEFLDDAQLGKQAIKTNNYYEKITLDNFTPSILQNFGTSNISLKDAYFYLKNINKQSSVIRANIYKLSIFLLYAPFLSIILFYYLPSLARYEDLSIKGLVLTCASLLIYGGFFLLLRLATNDSLNPEIAILMPVMFIIVYSLILFIKNK; this is encoded by the coding sequence ATGAATAAATTATATTTTAGATATTTAGCGTCGCTTTATTTAAAGGATTTTTTAATTTTATTATTTGCAATGGTTTTAATGTTTGCTTTTATTGATATTTTAGTAAATCATTCAAAGCTAAATTTTAATTCCAATTTATTTTTACTTTATTTTTTATTTACTTGTTTTAGTGCCATTGCTTATGTTTTACCAATTTGTCAAATTCTTGCTTTTATTTGGATGAAAATAAGCCTTATTAAAAATAATGAACTAATAGCGCTTTATTCTTTAGGGCTTAGTAAAAATCAAATTCTTTTTGCTGCTTTTTTACTTTCTTTTTTTATTAGTCTTATTTCAATATGTGCTAATTTTACTTCTTTTGCTTATGCAGAAAGTTATAAAAATAACATTTTAAAAAATTCTTATGTAGAAAGTAAAAGAGATGATATTTTTTTTAAATATAAAGAGGATTTTTTTTATATTCAAAGATATGAAAATAATCAAATTTTTAATGTAAAAATATTTTCTATGAAAGATGAAAAAATAAAAAAAATAATAAAAGCTCAAAGTGCAGAATTTAAAAATAAAGAATGGAATTTTAAAAATGTAAATGTTATTGAATTTTTAGATGATGCACAGTTAGGAAAACAAGCAATTAAAACAAATAATTATTATGAAAAAATAACCTTAGATAATTTTACTCCAAGCATTTTACAAAATTTTGGAACTTCTAATATATCGTTAAAAGATGCCTATTTTTATTTAAAAAATATAAATAAACAATCAAGTGTAATAAGAGCTAATATTTATAAATTAAGTATATTTTTATTATATGCACCATTTTTAAGTATTATTTTATTTTATTATCTTCCAAGTTTAGCAAGATATGAAGATTTAAGCATAAAAGGTCTTGTTTTAACCTGTGCTAGTTTGCTTATTTATGGTGGATTTTTTTTGTTATTAAGATTAGCAACAAATGATTCTTTAAATCCTGAAATTGCTATCTTAATGCCAGTTATGTTTATTATTGTATATTCGTTAATATTATTTATTAAAAATAAGTGA
- the lysA gene encoding diaminopimelate decarboxylase encodes MLVQEIIKDIKTPFYLYDFDAIKERFLSIKNSLNGVSSNIFYAVKANSNLSLLKFLKELDSGFDCVSVNEIKRALLIGAKPYKIIFSGVAKSKEDLEFALQEKILYINIENQAELDLLEECAKNLNTVANISIRVNPNVDAKTHPYISTGLKENKFGVSLDVARKMYLKAHKSEYLNPIACHFHIGSNLLDLSPIIQSAKIIKDFVTSLNSAGLNIRFFDIGGGIGVSYLKDEIEPNIKDFFNQIKAIAKDYTICTEPGRYIVANAGYLVTKVLYEKINENKRFVIVDAAMSELIRPSLYNAKHEIICFKDDLANSSKADVVGGVCESGDFLAKDVVLPSLNSQDYLIVKSAGAYGYVMSSNYNSRTKIAEYAIINGKIKLINKAEDFMQMIKGEVECL; translated from the coding sequence GTGCTTGTGCAAGAGATTATAAAAGATATTAAAACCCCATTTTATTTATACGATTTTGATGCAATTAAAGAAAGATTTTTAAGTATAAAAAATTCTTTAAACGGCGTTAGTTCCAATATTTTTTATGCAGTAAAAGCAAATTCAAATTTATCTTTATTAAAATTTTTAAAAGAACTTGATAGCGGTTTTGATTGCGTTAGCGTAAATGAAATTAAAAGAGCTTTATTAATCGGTGCAAAGCCTTATAAGATTATTTTTAGTGGAGTTGCAAAAAGCAAAGAAGACTTAGAATTTGCTTTACAAGAAAAGATTTTATATATAAATATTGAAAATCAAGCAGAATTAGATTTATTAGAAGAATGCGCTAAGAATTTAAATACAGTTGCAAATATATCAATTCGTGTAAATCCTAATGTAGATGCAAAAACACATCCTTATATTTCTACAGGTCTTAAAGAAAATAAATTTGGCGTTAGTCTTGATGTAGCAAGAAAAATGTATTTAAAAGCACATAAAAGCGAATATTTAAATCCTATTGCTTGTCATTTTCACATAGGCTCAAATTTATTAGATTTAAGCCCTATTATTCAAAGTGCTAAAATAATTAAGGATTTTGTTACTTCGCTAAATAGTGCAGGGCTTAATATTCGCTTTTTTGATATTGGTGGCGGTATTGGAGTAAGCTATTTAAAAGATGAAATTGAACCTAATATTAAAGACTTTTTTAATCAAATAAAAGCTATAGCAAAAGATTATACAATATGCACAGAACCAGGCAGATACATAGTAGCAAATGCTGGATATTTAGTAACAAAAGTTTTATATGAAAAAATCAACGAAAATAAAAGATTTGTAATAGTTGATGCTGCTATGAGTGAGCTAATAAGACCAAGTTTATATAATGCAAAGCACGAAATAATATGCTTTAAAGATGATTTAGCAAATTCTAGCAAGGCTGATGTGGTTGGCGGGGTTTGTGAAAGTGGGGATTTTTTAGCAAAAGATGTCGTGTTACCTAGTTTAAATAGCCAAGATTATTTAATAGTTAAAAGTGCTGGTGCATATGGCTATGTAATGAGTAGCAATTATAATTCAAGAACAAAAATTGCAGAATATGCCATAATTAATGGTAAAATAAAACTTATTAATAAAGCAGAAGATTTTATGCAAATGATAAAAGGCGAAGTGGAGTGCTTATGA